A stretch of Halomonas elongata DSM 2581 DNA encodes these proteins:
- the ptsP gene encoding phosphoenolpyruvate--protein phosphotransferase, which produces MSSSKLTLVAPATGIVTLLSDVPDPVFAGGTLGEGIALDPLEPVLHAPCDGEVVQCAKTRHALTLKTEQGVEVLIHLGLDTVELQGQGIELNVAVGQRVKTGEPLCCFDPELLAERARSLITPLVVTDDAGWRLRLEANATGGYVERGAALMSLTPATASDTATTERTGPWQERRVTLALEAGLHARPAARVRAIVKRHDAEVRLGHGDAEARGDSVSALMNLGLAEGSEVVLHARGEDTQAVLAAIAELLTTPEGAEPQQEATMPASVAEGEFAGLVASPGLAIGPLVTLSLPLPAVPYDGRGEAVEREDLRAALERVGRSLENAREQAERQGQRAEADIFEAHLAWLDDPGLLESATARIEAGRSAGQAWREALDDEAEQLRATGNALLAGRVADLRDLQRHVMAEFAEAGAAPLPDVPEGAILVADDLSPSQFVDLAERGPAGLCLKAGGTTSHVAILARARGIPCLVAMGEALEDVSGEHAVLDAHAGRLEPAPDEARLAAVREALRRDAERREVERAEAFEPAVTRDGREIEVAANIGDSSEARLAAESGADGVGLMRSEFLFLGRDTAPDEAEQCHEYQTSLTALGGKPVIIRTLDIGADKQLPYLRLPEVPNPALGVRGVRLWHDQPALLDTQLHALLGVVPLDALRIMVPMVSEVGELAWVRERLEAVAVERGLTERPRLGAMVEVPSAALCAANLAEQADFLSIGTNDLTQYALAMDREDPHLAARADVLHPGVLRLIQATVEGAAGRCPVGVCGAAAGDPLAASLLVAMGVDELSVEPARVAAIKASIRRLDAASLARELPDLLAMPDAASVRRRLAEIHESVSDATTTTPERIPS; this is translated from the coding sequence ATGTCTTCCTCCAAACTGACCCTGGTGGCCCCGGCCACTGGCATCGTGACGCTCTTGTCCGATGTTCCCGACCCGGTCTTCGCCGGCGGAACCCTGGGCGAGGGCATCGCCCTGGATCCACTGGAGCCCGTGCTCCACGCGCCTTGCGACGGCGAGGTGGTGCAGTGCGCCAAGACCCGGCACGCCCTGACGCTGAAGACCGAGCAGGGCGTCGAGGTATTGATTCACCTGGGACTGGATACCGTCGAACTTCAGGGCCAGGGCATCGAATTGAACGTCGCAGTGGGGCAGCGGGTGAAGACCGGCGAGCCACTGTGCTGTTTCGATCCCGAGCTGCTGGCCGAGCGGGCCAGGTCACTGATCACGCCGCTGGTGGTAACCGATGACGCCGGCTGGCGTCTGCGTCTCGAGGCGAACGCCACGGGCGGGTATGTCGAACGTGGCGCCGCGCTGATGAGCCTGACGCCCGCCACGGCGTCCGACACGGCAACGACCGAGCGCACAGGGCCCTGGCAGGAACGCCGCGTGACGCTGGCACTCGAGGCCGGCTTGCACGCCCGACCGGCAGCCCGGGTGCGCGCCATCGTGAAGCGGCACGACGCCGAGGTGCGACTCGGACATGGCGACGCCGAGGCGCGTGGCGACAGCGTGAGTGCCCTGATGAACCTCGGCCTGGCCGAAGGCAGCGAGGTGGTCCTGCACGCCCGGGGCGAGGATACCCAGGCCGTATTGGCGGCCATCGCCGAGCTGCTGACCACGCCGGAAGGTGCCGAGCCGCAGCAGGAAGCGACGATGCCGGCCTCCGTGGCCGAAGGTGAGTTCGCCGGCCTCGTCGCCAGTCCGGGCCTGGCGATCGGCCCGCTGGTGACGCTGAGCCTGCCGCTGCCGGCGGTGCCTTACGACGGACGTGGCGAGGCGGTCGAACGCGAGGATCTGCGGGCCGCCCTGGAGCGGGTCGGGCGTTCCCTGGAAAACGCGCGCGAGCAGGCCGAACGGCAGGGGCAGCGCGCCGAAGCGGATATCTTCGAGGCGCACCTGGCCTGGCTGGACGATCCGGGGTTGCTCGAGTCGGCCACGGCTCGCATCGAGGCCGGTCGCAGTGCCGGTCAGGCCTGGCGCGAGGCGCTGGATGACGAGGCCGAACAACTGCGAGCCACCGGCAATGCCTTGCTGGCGGGACGCGTGGCCGATCTGCGCGACCTGCAGCGTCATGTCATGGCCGAGTTCGCCGAGGCCGGTGCGGCCCCGCTGCCCGATGTTCCCGAAGGGGCCATCCTGGTGGCCGATGATCTCTCTCCCTCGCAGTTCGTCGACCTCGCCGAGCGCGGTCCTGCCGGGTTGTGCCTGAAGGCCGGCGGCACGACGTCGCACGTGGCGATCCTGGCCCGGGCGCGTGGTATTCCCTGCCTGGTGGCCATGGGCGAGGCACTCGAGGACGTGAGCGGAGAGCATGCAGTGCTCGACGCCCATGCCGGGCGTCTCGAGCCCGCGCCCGACGAGGCGCGCCTGGCAGCGGTGCGCGAGGCCCTGCGCCGCGATGCCGAGCGCCGGGAGGTCGAGCGTGCCGAGGCCTTCGAACCGGCCGTCACGCGCGACGGTCGCGAGATCGAAGTGGCGGCGAACATCGGCGACAGCAGCGAAGCGCGGCTGGCGGCCGAATCCGGTGCCGACGGCGTCGGCCTGATGCGCAGTGAGTTCCTGTTCCTGGGCCGCGATACCGCGCCCGACGAGGCGGAGCAGTGCCACGAGTACCAGACCAGCCTGACGGCGCTCGGCGGCAAGCCGGTGATCATTCGTACCCTGGATATCGGTGCCGACAAGCAGCTTCCCTATCTGCGCCTGCCCGAGGTGCCCAATCCGGCGCTCGGCGTGCGCGGGGTGAGGCTGTGGCATGACCAGCCGGCACTGCTCGATACCCAATTGCACGCCTTGCTCGGCGTCGTGCCGCTGGATGCCCTGCGCATCATGGTGCCGATGGTCAGCGAGGTCGGAGAACTGGCCTGGGTGCGCGAGCGGCTAGAGGCCGTTGCCGTGGAACGTGGCCTCACGGAGCGGCCGCGTCTCGGCGCCATGGTCGAGGTGCCCAGCGCCGCCCTGTGCGCGGCAAACCTGGCCGAACAGGCCGACTTCCTGTCGATCGGCACCAACGACCTGACCCAGTATGCCCTGGCCATGGATCGCGAGGACCCGCACCTGGCAGCCCGCGCCGATGTCCTGCATCCCGGCGTGCTGCGCCTGATCCAGGCCACCGTCGAGGGCGCCGCCGGTCGCTGCCCGGTGGGGGTGTGCGGTGCGGCGGCCGGTGATCCGCTGGCCGCCTCCCTGCTGGTGGCGATGGGCGTCGATGAGCTGTCCGTCGAGCCGGCCCGGGTGGCTGCCATCAAGGCGTCGATTCGTCGACTCGATGCCGCTTCGCTGGCCCGCGAACTGCCGGATCTGCTGGCGATGCCCGATGCCGCAAGCGTGCGTCGGCGTCTCGCCGAGATCCATGAATCCGTGTCCGACGCCACAACAACAACTCCCGAGAGGATCCCATCATGA
- a CDS encoding SIS domain-containing protein, translated as MSLMLEEARNAPERVRGQLQRNADVLESLGARLREQPPSGAMTVARGSSDHAAAYFAYLCMKHLGIPVASLPPSLSTLAKAPWRLEGQLAVAISQSGQSPDLVATQKALAQGGARTLALVNTPQSPLGQASDLEVPLYAGEERSVAATKSYLATLSAAAQLLAHWTRDSDLLAALDSLPECLSRAADQDWSEAVEALVDADRLMVIGRGAGLAVAQEAALKFKETCAIQAEPFSGAEVRHGPMALIEAGYPVLVFAPPGVEQAGLLELADWLGGVGARVLLAADESVSQRHLTLSDAGHEDLQPLSVIQSFYRMAAELAEARGSDPDKPRHLRKVTCTL; from the coding sequence ATGTCACTGATGCTTGAAGAAGCGCGCAACGCCCCGGAGCGCGTGCGCGGCCAGTTGCAGCGCAACGCCGACGTGCTGGAATCATTGGGCGCCCGACTGCGCGAGCAGCCGCCGTCCGGCGCCATGACCGTGGCCCGGGGCAGCTCCGATCACGCCGCGGCCTATTTCGCCTATCTCTGCATGAAGCACCTGGGCATTCCGGTGGCTTCGCTGCCGCCCTCGCTTTCGACTCTGGCCAAGGCGCCCTGGCGCCTAGAAGGGCAACTGGCGGTGGCGATCTCGCAGTCAGGACAGAGCCCGGATCTGGTGGCTACCCAGAAAGCCTTGGCGCAGGGCGGGGCTCGCACCCTGGCGCTGGTCAACACGCCGCAGTCGCCATTGGGCCAGGCCAGCGATCTCGAGGTGCCGTTGTACGCCGGCGAGGAGCGCAGCGTGGCCGCCACCAAGAGCTACCTGGCAACGCTCTCCGCGGCCGCCCAGTTGCTGGCGCACTGGACTCGGGATAGCGACCTGCTGGCCGCCCTGGACAGCTTGCCGGAATGCCTGAGCCGGGCGGCCGATCAGGACTGGAGCGAGGCGGTCGAGGCACTCGTCGACGCCGATCGCCTGATGGTGATCGGACGCGGTGCCGGCCTGGCGGTGGCCCAGGAAGCGGCCCTCAAGTTCAAGGAAACCTGCGCCATCCAGGCCGAACCCTTCAGCGGCGCCGAGGTGCGGCACGGCCCGATGGCCCTGATCGAGGCCGGCTATCCGGTGCTGGTGTTCGCGCCTCCCGGCGTCGAGCAGGCCGGCCTGCTGGAGCTCGCCGACTGGCTCGGCGGAGTCGGTGCCCGAGTGCTGCTGGCTGCCGACGAGTCGGTGTCACAACGCCATCTGACGTTGAGCGATGCTGGCCACGAGGACCTGCAGCCGCTGTCGGTGATCCAGAGCTTCTATCGCATGGCGGCGGAACTCGCCGAGGCCAGGGGCAGCGACCCGGACAAGCCGCGTCACCTGCGCAAGGTTACCTGCACGTTGTAA
- the nagA gene encoding N-acetylglucosamine-6-phosphate deacetylase produces the protein MRYGNILTPDGWRLGELHWHDGRISRIDGEPVDPEQNDLPRLLPGFIDLHVHGGGGADVMEGGSAVATVARTHVRFGTTSLLATTMTAPDDDTRRVLGDVSAYMEAPDPSASRVLGVHLEGPYINPGKLGAQPSHARLGVLEEVEELRRLAPIVLLTLAPELAGHLTLIEQLSERGVRVQIGHTLGSYEEGVAALEHGAHGFTHLFNAMSGLHHRKPGMVGAAMAHAEYAELIPDLLHVHPGAIRAALRCIPHLYAVTDSTAAAGMPDGEYRLGEQAVTKCLGGVRLADGTLAGSTLTMDQALRNLVDLGQTLAEASDRLSRYPADFLGRHDLGRLAEGARADLVELDSRLNLKAVHVGGRLVVEGDAHVTDA, from the coding sequence ATGCGCTACGGCAATATCCTGACACCCGACGGTTGGCGGCTCGGCGAGTTGCACTGGCACGACGGCCGCATCAGCCGCATCGACGGCGAGCCGGTCGACCCCGAGCAGAACGACCTGCCGCGCCTGCTGCCGGGGTTCATCGACCTGCACGTGCACGGTGGCGGCGGCGCCGATGTCATGGAAGGCGGCTCGGCGGTGGCCACGGTGGCGCGGACCCATGTGCGCTTCGGCACCACCAGCCTGCTGGCGACCACCATGACGGCACCGGATGACGATACCCGGCGTGTGCTGGGGGATGTCAGCGCCTACATGGAAGCGCCGGACCCCTCGGCCAGTCGCGTGCTGGGGGTGCATCTGGAAGGCCCCTACATCAATCCGGGCAAGCTCGGTGCCCAGCCGTCCCATGCCCGGCTCGGCGTGCTCGAGGAAGTCGAGGAACTGCGCCGGCTGGCGCCGATCGTGCTGTTGACCCTGGCGCCGGAACTGGCCGGTCACCTGACGCTGATCGAGCAGCTCAGTGAGCGGGGCGTGCGCGTGCAGATCGGCCATACCCTGGGCAGCTACGAGGAGGGCGTGGCGGCGCTGGAGCATGGCGCCCATGGCTTCACTCACCTGTTCAATGCCATGTCCGGGCTGCATCACCGCAAGCCCGGCATGGTGGGGGCTGCCATGGCGCATGCGGAGTATGCCGAACTGATTCCCGATCTGTTGCACGTGCATCCCGGCGCCATTCGCGCCGCCCTGCGCTGCATTCCGCATCTCTATGCCGTGACCGACTCCACCGCCGCGGCGGGCATGCCCGATGGTGAATACCGCCTCGGCGAGCAGGCGGTCACCAAGTGCCTGGGCGGCGTGCGGCTGGCCGATGGCACCCTGGCCGGCAGCACCCTGACCATGGATCAGGCACTGCGCAACCTGGTCGATCTCGGCCAGACGCTGGCCGAGGCTTCCGACCGACTTTCCCGCTATCCCGCCGATTTCCTGGGTCGCCATGACCTCGGTCGCCTGGCCGAAGGCGCGCGTGCCGACCTGGTGGAACTGGATTCCCGATTGAACCTGAAAGCCGTCCATGTCGGCGGTCGACTCGTCGTCGAAGGAGACGCTCATGTCACTGATGCTTGA
- a CDS encoding GntR family transcriptional regulator — protein sequence MDRRLQQLRLDPELSTPLYHQLASRLEEAIEEGAWQAGEALPSERALAEALDVSRITARKALDRLAELGLIRRTRGSGTFITPRLNQPLTRLASFTEMLTQRGFTPRSCWLSRCLAAPSADESLRLGLSGDARVARLKRLRLADGVVMAVEESCLPQSVLDDPLGVGDSLYAFLEEAGRPVARALQHVTAVNADAELARLAEVPEGQALLKVTRQGYLIDGTPAELTVTYCRTDYYDFIVELTR from the coding sequence ATGGATCGCCGACTTCAACAACTGCGACTCGACCCTGAGCTGTCCACGCCGCTGTACCACCAGTTGGCGAGCCGGCTGGAGGAAGCCATCGAGGAGGGGGCCTGGCAGGCCGGCGAGGCGCTGCCTTCGGAGCGGGCCCTGGCCGAGGCGCTGGATGTCTCGCGGATCACGGCCCGCAAGGCGCTGGACCGGCTGGCCGAGCTCGGTCTGATCCGGCGTACCCGCGGCTCCGGCACCTTCATCACGCCGCGTCTCAATCAGCCCCTGACGCGCCTGGCGAGTTTCACCGAAATGCTGACCCAGCGTGGCTTCACGCCGCGCTCGTGCTGGCTGTCGCGCTGCCTGGCCGCCCCTTCGGCGGACGAAAGCCTGCGCCTGGGCCTGAGCGGCGATGCCCGCGTCGCACGACTCAAGCGCCTGCGCCTGGCGGATGGCGTGGTCATGGCGGTCGAGGAGAGCTGCCTGCCGCAGTCGGTACTCGACGATCCCCTGGGGGTGGGGGATTCGCTGTATGCCTTCCTGGAGGAGGCGGGGCGACCGGTGGCACGCGCGCTGCAGCACGTCACGGCAGTCAATGCCGATGCCGAGTTGGCGCGGCTGGCCGAAGTGCCGGAAGGCCAGGCCCTGCTCAAGGTGACCCGCCAGGGCTATCTGATCGACGGCACGCCGGCGGAGCTGACCGTCACCTACTGCCGCACCGATTACTACGACTTCATCGTCGAGCTGACACGCTGA
- a CDS encoding exoribonuclease II, translated as MLQNNSALAQLKQQIRDNTPRVEGVIKATERGFGFLETEDGTSYFVPPPAMKQVLHGDRVGAILHEEGEKKSVEPDTLIEQGLERFIARVRKRDGRLAVIPDHPSISNALKARVKRSLDEASLDDGDWVEARLVRHPLKPDDRAFFAQIDELVAKHDNPAVPWRVTLARHALEQASPDGGDDWPLRDEGLQREDLTEAPFFTIDDAKTRDMDDALRIEPRDNGGWRLTVAIADPTAYVAEGDGVDLEARTRAFTVYLPGQNVTMLPEHLADDLCSLWEGQDRPALACALDVEADGSLGDYRFFAATVRSHARLAYDDVSDWLEGQGEWAPEPAIGEQLKALRDLTEARTAWRAEHALVFKDRPDYVFDLDDAGNVLNIRTEQRRIANRMIEESMIAANACCAHLLAEHVGHGIFNVHRAFEPEKAEAAREFLADQDIEVALEALTELPRYKELKRELEGRDDAWLDARLRRFQGFTSMSARPGPHFGLGLAAYATWTSPIRKYGDMVNHRLIKRVLKGEQAPAEASLELTEQLTERRRLNRMAERDVKDWLYVRYLGPHAESGEAFNAEIIAINRGGMRVRLTANGATAFVPAPLMHSDRDKVVIDDKEGRIQIEGEERFKLGDHVRVALTEAREETRSLVGRPAD; from the coding sequence ATGCTGCAGAACAACTCGGCGCTTGCTCAGCTCAAGCAACAGATTCGCGACAACACGCCTCGAGTCGAAGGCGTGATCAAGGCCACCGAACGAGGCTTCGGTTTTCTCGAAACCGAGGACGGCACCTCTTACTTCGTGCCGCCCCCCGCCATGAAGCAGGTACTGCATGGCGACCGTGTCGGAGCCATCCTCCACGAGGAAGGCGAGAAGAAGTCGGTGGAGCCGGACACCCTGATCGAACAGGGCCTGGAGCGCTTCATTGCCCGGGTGCGCAAGCGCGATGGTCGACTGGCGGTGATCCCCGACCACCCTTCGATCAGCAACGCCCTCAAGGCGCGCGTCAAGCGCAGCCTCGACGAGGCATCGCTCGACGATGGCGACTGGGTCGAGGCCCGTCTCGTGCGTCACCCGCTCAAGCCGGATGACCGCGCCTTCTTCGCCCAGATCGACGAGCTGGTCGCCAAGCACGACAACCCGGCCGTGCCCTGGCGCGTGACCCTGGCTCGCCATGCCCTGGAACAGGCCAGCCCCGACGGCGGCGATGACTGGCCGTTGCGCGACGAGGGTCTGCAGCGCGAGGACCTCACCGAGGCGCCCTTCTTCACCATCGACGACGCCAAGACCCGCGACATGGACGATGCCCTGCGCATCGAGCCCCGGGACAACGGCGGCTGGCGACTGACCGTGGCCATCGCCGATCCCACCGCCTATGTCGCCGAAGGCGATGGCGTCGATCTGGAAGCGCGCACTCGCGCCTTCACCGTCTATTTGCCCGGGCAGAACGTCACCATGCTGCCGGAGCACCTGGCCGACGATCTCTGCTCTCTGTGGGAAGGCCAGGACCGCCCCGCCCTGGCCTGCGCCCTGGATGTGGAAGCCGACGGCTCCCTTGGCGACTACCGCTTCTTCGCCGCCACGGTGCGTTCCCATGCGCGGCTGGCCTACGACGATGTCTCCGACTGGCTGGAAGGCCAGGGCGAGTGGGCTCCCGAGCCGGCCATCGGCGAGCAGCTCAAGGCATTGCGCGACCTGACCGAGGCCCGCACCGCCTGGCGCGCCGAGCATGCCCTGGTCTTCAAGGACCGGCCGGATTACGTCTTCGACCTGGACGATGCCGGCAACGTGCTGAACATCCGCACCGAGCAGCGGCGCATCGCCAATCGCATGATCGAGGAATCGATGATCGCGGCCAATGCCTGCTGCGCCCACCTGCTGGCCGAGCACGTGGGCCACGGCATCTTCAACGTCCATCGCGCCTTCGAGCCGGAAAAGGCCGAAGCCGCCCGCGAATTCCTTGCCGATCAGGACATCGAGGTGGCGCTGGAAGCGCTCACCGAGCTGCCACGCTACAAGGAACTCAAGCGCGAGCTGGAAGGCCGCGACGACGCCTGGCTCGACGCCCGCCTGCGTCGCTTCCAGGGCTTCACCAGCATGTCGGCCCGCCCGGGGCCGCACTTCGGTCTCGGCCTTGCCGCCTACGCCACCTGGACCTCGCCGATCCGCAAGTACGGCGACATGGTCAACCACCGCTTGATCAAGCGCGTGCTCAAGGGCGAACAGGCCCCGGCGGAAGCCAGCCTCGAGCTCACCGAGCAGTTGACCGAGCGCCGCCGCCTGAACCGCATGGCCGAGCGCGACGTCAAGGACTGGCTCTATGTGCGCTACCTCGGCCCCCATGCCGAATCCGGCGAGGCCTTCAACGCCGAGATCATCGCCATCAACCGTGGCGGCATGCGGGTGCGCCTGACCGCCAACGGCGCCACCGCCTTCGTACCGGCCCCGCTGATGCACAGCGACCGCGACAAGGTGGTGATCGACGACAAGGAAGGCCGTATCCAGATCGAGGGTGAGGAACGCTTCAAGCTCGGCGACCATGTCCGGGTCGCGCTGACCGAAGCCCGCGAGGAAACGCGTTCGCTGGTGGGTCGCCCCGCCGACTGA
- a CDS encoding glycosyltransferase family 4 protein, translating to MHIVDVTMFHAPASGGVRTYLSAKHRCLSGHDGIRTSLLVPGAERDALGDLHTLPALRLPLGQGYRFPLRRRPWRAALEAMSPDLIEAGDPYVTAWAALEAGQRLGVPVVGFYHSDLPRLMGDRFGGAVRRRLQGYVADLYGRFDSVMAPCRAMAERLASWGVDNVRVQPLGVDLDTFHPDCADPSLRATLGLSEQTRLLAFAGRNSREKNVDVLLDVMQRLGSPYHLLLMGPGMPTRVPDNVTVVPRCCDSREVARALASADAMIHAGTRETFGLVALEAMACGLPVVAARAGALIENVPLGGGILCEPLEPMDMARAVEELFINDVKASGRHARRYVERRFRWENVIDGLLDHYATLTPRARDAGLSRHG from the coding sequence TTGCATATCGTCGACGTCACAATGTTCCACGCCCCCGCCAGCGGCGGCGTGCGCACCTACCTGAGCGCCAAGCATCGCTGCCTTTCCGGCCACGACGGCATCCGCACCAGCCTGCTGGTACCCGGCGCCGAGCGCGATGCCCTGGGCGATCTGCACACCTTGCCTGCGCTGCGCCTGCCGCTGGGCCAAGGCTATCGCTTCCCCCTGCGTCGCCGTCCCTGGCGGGCAGCACTGGAGGCCATGTCACCCGACCTGATCGAGGCCGGCGACCCCTACGTCACTGCCTGGGCGGCCCTGGAAGCCGGTCAGCGTCTGGGCGTGCCGGTGGTCGGGTTCTATCACTCCGACCTGCCACGCCTGATGGGAGATCGCTTCGGCGGTGCCGTAAGGCGCCGGCTGCAAGGCTATGTGGCCGATCTCTACGGCCGTTTCGACAGCGTGATGGCACCCTGCCGGGCCATGGCCGAGCGTCTCGCGTCATGGGGTGTGGATAACGTGCGCGTCCAGCCTCTCGGTGTGGACCTGGACACCTTTCACCCGGACTGCGCCGACCCAAGCCTGCGTGCCACCCTGGGTCTGTCCGAGCAGACCCGTCTGCTGGCCTTCGCCGGGCGCAATTCCCGCGAGAAGAATGTCGATGTGCTGCTCGATGTGATGCAACGGCTCGGTTCGCCTTACCACTTGCTGCTGATGGGGCCCGGCATGCCGACCCGGGTTCCCGACAATGTCACCGTGGTGCCCCGCTGCTGCGACAGCCGCGAGGTGGCCCGCGCCCTGGCCAGCGCCGATGCGATGATCCATGCCGGCACCCGGGAAACCTTCGGCCTGGTGGCCCTGGAGGCCATGGCCTGCGGCCTGCCGGTCGTCGCTGCCCGGGCCGGTGCCCTGATCGAGAATGTTCCCCTGGGTGGCGGCATTCTCTGCGAACCGCTGGAACCGATGGACATGGCCCGGGCGGTCGAGGAGCTGTTCATCAATGACGTCAAGGCGAGTGGCCGACACGCACGCCGCTACGTCGAGCGCCGCTTCCGCTGGGAGAACGTCATCGACGGCCTGCTCGACCACTATGCCACCCTGACGCCCCGGGCGCGTGACGCCGGTCTTTCACGACATGGCTGA
- a CDS encoding lysylphosphatidylglycerol synthase transmembrane domain-containing protein: protein MAERRDRERSVMARWGWLGLALSMALAVPWMLGGQDILGTLAEFPLDILGLMLVMVVACWNLNALRLRLLLDGRAGRLGQGQALAIEMAAKFALCATPGGSGGAVTLLALLARRGFSPSRGSAVFLVDQGCDMLFFLAMLGVLIGISLSGNVNWPHQGLLAIAMLSLVGLMLLVGLSLLRLPQLLRQRPSWWLRRLSSRRRRWLARRLLSCRLALITTLCLPPARLATILGLCAAHWLLRYSLLYLAVLGVGTHVDWAWTFLTQMLAMAASQISILPGGAGAAELGVGALLMPLMPAAQAAAAVVVWRLVTYHLYLLAGAPAFAILVGHWLRRASASDGTRGASRITPPAHRRSRPARPPEAGASPDSPRPPR from the coding sequence ATGGCTGAGCGACGGGACAGGGAACGCAGTGTGATGGCACGCTGGGGCTGGCTGGGCCTGGCCCTGTCCATGGCCCTGGCGGTGCCCTGGATGCTGGGCGGCCAGGACATCCTCGGCACCCTGGCCGAGTTTCCGCTCGACATCCTGGGGCTGATGCTGGTCATGGTGGTGGCCTGCTGGAACCTCAACGCCCTGCGCCTGCGCCTGTTGCTGGACGGACGCGCCGGCCGGCTCGGACAAGGCCAGGCTCTGGCCATCGAGATGGCAGCCAAGTTCGCCCTTTGTGCCACTCCCGGCGGTAGCGGCGGCGCCGTCACCCTGCTGGCCCTGCTGGCACGACGGGGCTTCTCCCCGTCACGAGGGTCGGCGGTGTTCTTGGTCGACCAGGGCTGCGACATGCTGTTCTTTCTGGCGATGCTCGGCGTGCTGATCGGCATATCGCTGAGCGGCAACGTGAACTGGCCGCATCAGGGCCTGCTCGCCATCGCCATGCTGAGCCTGGTCGGGCTGATGCTGCTGGTCGGCCTGTCGCTTTTACGCCTGCCCCAGTTGCTGCGCCAACGCCCGAGCTGGTGGCTGCGCCGCCTCTCCTCCCGGCGGCGCCGCTGGCTGGCCAGACGATTGCTCAGCTGCCGCCTGGCCCTGATCACCACGCTCTGCCTGCCTCCCGCCCGGCTGGCGACCATACTCGGCCTGTGCGCGGCGCACTGGCTGTTGCGCTACAGCCTGCTTTACCTGGCCGTGCTCGGCGTGGGCACCCATGTCGACTGGGCCTGGACCTTCCTGACCCAGATGCTGGCCATGGCGGCCAGCCAGATCAGCATCCTGCCCGGCGGCGCCGGGGCCGCCGAACTCGGCGTCGGCGCCCTGCTGATGCCGTTGATGCCCGCTGCCCAGGCCGCCGCCGCCGTGGTGGTATGGCGACTGGTCACCTACCACCTTTATTTGCTGGCCGGCGCGCCGGCCTTCGCCATCCTGGTGGGACACTGGTTGCGCCGCGCATCCGCTAGTGACGGCACGCGCGGTGCGTCGAGGATCACTCCGCCAGCTCACCGGCGTTCGCGACCTGCCCGGCCTCCCGAGGCGGGCGCGTCACCCGATAGCCCACGGCCCCCGCGATGA